A genome region from Piliocolobus tephrosceles isolate RC106 chromosome 8, ASM277652v3, whole genome shotgun sequence includes the following:
- the C8H7orf66 gene encoding LOW QUALITY PROTEIN: uncharacterized protein C7orf66 homolog (The sequence of the model RefSeq protein was modified relative to this genomic sequence to represent the inferred CDS: deleted 1 base in 1 codon; substituted 1 base at 1 genomic stop codon), with protein MMAVITPSGGLSQLSAPHLTHQSLWSLSCLAMLFQAVLILSAPQMSCLLKCFYTLGPLHPVMSGEFSAXYSHMMEQRNRARIHEGYIPQVKGVKGAYLGIVHKKPMSYEKSFPKEMET; from the exons ATGATGGCTGTGATAACACCCAGTGGTGGTCTTTCTCAACTCTCTGCACCTCATCTCACTCATCAGAGCCTTTGGAGCCTCAGTTGCCTTGCAATGCTGTTTC AGGCTGTACTCATTCTTTCTGCACCACAAATGTCATGCCTTCTCAAGTGTTTTTATACCCTGGGCCCATTGCATCCAGTGATGTCAGGGGAATTCTCAGCTTAGTATAGTCACATGATGGAGCAGAGAAACAGAGCT AGAATTCATGAGGGATACATACCTCAAGTGAAAGGAGTGAAAGGTGCATATCTGGGGATTGTCCACAAGAAACCAATGAGTTATGAAAAATCTTTTCCAAAGGAAATGGAAACTTAa